The following proteins are encoded in a genomic region of Candidatus Neomarinimicrobiota bacterium:
- the surE gene encoding 5'/3'-nucleotidase SurE: protein MLNKPFILVTNDDGINAPGITKLYKSMQEIGDVAVVAPDREMSAAGHAITLSDPLRVTEVRLDDNVTGYAVNGTPADCVKIAVKAVLDRTPDIVVSGINLGSNTGINVIYSGTVSAATEGVILGIPSVAFSLATYQDADFNPAGQITQQVVREVLEHGLPDNTLLNVNIPPIPAGEIKGIVVAKQGKGFYDEKFDKRTDPRNRVYYWMSGERRAMEEDDDSDERMVREGYVSVTPVYYDLTHYEYLTRLKNWSLFDDGNFDVRKVS from the coding sequence ATGTTGAATAAGCCGTTTATTTTAGTTACCAACGACGACGGTATTAACGCACCGGGGATCACAAAACTCTACAAAAGCATGCAGGAGATTGGTGATGTCGCCGTGGTGGCGCCTGATCGGGAGATGAGCGCAGCCGGCCATGCCATCACACTCTCGGATCCGTTGCGCGTAACCGAAGTCCGTTTGGATGATAATGTTACCGGATATGCCGTAAACGGAACACCTGCTGACTGTGTAAAAATTGCGGTGAAGGCGGTTCTGGACAGGACACCGGACATCGTAGTCTCCGGTATCAATCTTGGGAGCAATACCGGCATCAACGTCATTTATTCCGGGACGGTGTCGGCAGCCACCGAAGGTGTGATCCTTGGAATTCCGAGCGTCGCCTTTTCATTGGCCACTTACCAGGACGCCGATTTTAATCCCGCAGGACAGATTACGCAGCAAGTGGTCAGGGAGGTGTTGGAGCATGGCCTCCCGGACAATACGCTGTTGAATGTGAATATTCCACCGATTCCGGCCGGTGAAATTAAGGGAATTGTGGTCGCCAAACAGGGTAAGGGGTTCTATGATGAAAAATTCGATAAGCGGACTGATCCTCGGAACAGGGTATACTACTGGATGTCCGGTGAGCGTCGCGCAATGGAAGAGGACGATGATTCCGATGAGCGCATGGTCAGGGAGGGGTATGTTTCGGTCACCCCTGTTTATTATGATTTAACGCATTATGAATATCTCACACGTTTAAAGAATTGGTCGCTGTTCGATGACGGTAATTTTGATGTCAGGAAAGTGTCGTGA
- the tsaE gene encoding tRNA (adenosine(37)-N6)-threonylcarbamoyltransferase complex ATPase subunit type 1 TsaE, whose translation MSEPHAWNTNSPEETKELAQRFAKSANPGDIFALYGDLASGKTTFVQGFCEALNVTEPVTSPTFTLINEYTGRIPVYHFDCYRLESEEELYSLGFEEYFYGDGIVLIEWADRVEGLLPNECIRLFFQHDFSGESVRQIQYKHGKEPAAV comes from the coding sequence ATGAGCGAACCCCACGCGTGGAATACGAACAGTCCGGAGGAGACGAAGGAACTCGCTCAGCGATTCGCCAAATCAGCAAATCCCGGTGATATTTTTGCTCTGTATGGCGATTTAGCGAGCGGAAAAACGACGTTTGTGCAGGGATTTTGTGAGGCGTTGAACGTCACCGAACCCGTCACTAGCCCTACATTTACGCTCATCAACGAATACACGGGCCGAATCCCGGTCTATCATTTCGATTGCTACCGCCTTGAGAGCGAAGAAGAACTCTATTCGCTGGGATTTGAAGAGTACTTTTACGGTGATGGTATCGTACTAATCGAGTGGGCTGACCGGGTGGAAGGACTGCTGCCGAATGAATGTATACGGCTTTTTTTCCAACACGACTTTTCCGGAGAATCGGTGAGACAAATTCAATATAAACACGGGAAGGAACCGGCGGCTGTATGA
- the tsaB gene encoding tRNA (adenosine(37)-N6)-threonylcarbamoyltransferase complex dimerization subunit type 1 TsaB, with the protein MRLLAIETATDVCSVAVADDGRVIGHSTVTLPRKHSELLSTQIRQLLTNLDIHMDDLEGIAVSVGPGSFTGMRIGVSTAKGLVFESDTALYAVPTLAASAWCARYVVDSVAVLHHSHRNYYFLAQYDFSNGMREITAPVRNKLNELMKLLDAQQPVLLQTDPGDALIDDLGDRVIFLNPVSAVHVASLAVTFSERFYVEDPYSLEPDYLRKYEAEKYKNPLRAE; encoded by the coding sequence ATGAGGCTTTTAGCCATAGAAACAGCCACCGATGTTTGCAGCGTTGCCGTGGCGGATGACGGGCGTGTCATCGGACATAGTACGGTTACGTTGCCGCGGAAGCACTCGGAACTGCTCTCGACGCAAATCCGGCAACTGTTGACCAATCTGGATATACACATGGATGACCTGGAGGGCATTGCCGTTTCCGTTGGTCCGGGTTCGTTTACCGGAATGCGTATCGGTGTGAGCACGGCAAAAGGATTGGTCTTTGAGTCGGATACGGCCCTCTATGCGGTTCCGACGCTCGCTGCCTCGGCATGGTGCGCCCGGTATGTTGTCGACAGTGTTGCCGTACTTCATCATTCACACCGGAATTACTACTTCCTCGCCCAATATGATTTCAGCAATGGGATGCGGGAAATTACAGCACCGGTTCGGAATAAGCTCAATGAGCTGATGAAGTTGCTTGATGCACAGCAGCCTGTTCTTCTCCAAACCGATCCAGGCGACGCTCTCATCGATGATCTCGGTGATCGCGTCATTTTTTTGAATCCGGTGAGTGCCGTACATGTGGCATCTCTGGCGGTCACGTTTTCTGAACGATTTTACGTAGAGGATCCGTATTCTCTGGAGCCGGATTATCTGCGTAAATACGAGGCGGAAAAATATAAAAATCCGCTCCGGGCTGAATAG
- a CDS encoding penicillin-binding protein activator, translating to MMKPGIDVTVLRRVTLIGIIGCIFLFDVPSASSQFFSKSETEKRFEAGVEAYNNQEYDQALQIFQNLYTLGDENPQATATHLMLVKTYHQNGLDRQSIKYGKEFIAAYSNSSYLDDIYFAMAQSYLAMSQYINGANYFGFSIVVSRDEALARIALDHLLKTTDIFLTMEEVQALADGAIESREKLLFHLALLQEYIQAGEMSLASTTAQELEEESLPEILKPTFQALRKAIQYEGGNQRLAIAVIAPLSGQQADIGEDLLRGIRFALSQSSVDRISIVPLDNAGTALETVRQLQRIVKHTRVVAVIGPMYSENVIAGAALAGKAQLPLISPTASGNGLAGLNKYIFQLSPDYETRGKAAAQYATDSLNLQTFATVSPADPQGKALTDAFTAEVEQRGGDVLEQVWYSGTPQDLGDQFTHLREVAFRLRDEYAATIDTAKIVSDSLRATMPDSEFVALFNERMAGKAEEIDSTEIKLKQYDGMYFPIRNSDIDYIAPQFALYNFDTQVIGNVDWYDEATLQQYSSYVDSMVVISDHYIPEGTQSYSDFVTDYRKMTNATPTTIDLYGYDAMQLLMQAIEDGNTTRLSLEESLESISRVQGQIRNYTLNGSRIRVNQSLNVLQYLRREFVPLDVITTGPRQVHPMELYFAE from the coding sequence ATGATGAAACCTGGAATTGATGTTACTGTGCTACGACGTGTTACCCTCATTGGAATAATTGGCTGTATTTTCCTATTCGACGTTCCGTCAGCCTCGTCGCAATTTTTCTCTAAGTCCGAGACGGAAAAGCGTTTTGAAGCCGGCGTTGAGGCATATAATAATCAGGAATATGATCAAGCGCTTCAAATCTTCCAGAATCTTTATACACTGGGAGATGAGAATCCGCAGGCGACGGCGACGCATTTGATGTTAGTGAAAACGTATCATCAGAACGGTTTAGATCGACAGAGTATTAAATATGGTAAGGAGTTTATTGCCGCATACTCCAACAGCAGTTATCTGGACGATATTTATTTTGCTATGGCACAGTCGTATCTGGCGATGTCCCAGTATATTAACGGAGCCAATTATTTTGGCTTTTCAATCGTCGTTTCCCGGGACGAGGCTCTGGCCCGAATTGCGTTAGACCACCTGCTGAAGACCACAGATATTTTTCTGACGATGGAAGAAGTCCAGGCGCTGGCAGATGGCGCAATTGAGAGCCGTGAAAAGCTCCTGTTTCATCTGGCGCTTTTACAGGAGTATATCCAGGCTGGAGAAATGAGTTTAGCCAGTACAACAGCGCAAGAACTCGAAGAAGAATCCCTGCCGGAGATACTCAAGCCGACATTTCAGGCGCTGAGAAAAGCAATCCAGTATGAAGGCGGTAACCAGCGTTTGGCCATTGCGGTTATCGCACCGTTGAGTGGTCAGCAAGCTGATATTGGGGAAGATTTATTACGCGGAATCCGATTTGCGCTTTCCCAGTCTTCGGTGGACCGGATTAGTATTGTTCCATTGGATAATGCTGGCACGGCTCTTGAAACAGTGCGTCAGTTGCAGCGCATTGTGAAGCATACCCGGGTTGTTGCCGTGATTGGACCGATGTATTCCGAAAACGTGATAGCCGGCGCAGCGTTGGCAGGAAAAGCTCAGCTTCCGTTAATTTCTCCGACAGCATCCGGAAATGGGCTCGCCGGGTTAAATAAATATATTTTTCAGCTCAGTCCCGATTACGAAACCCGCGGTAAAGCGGCAGCTCAATACGCAACGGACTCCCTGAATCTCCAGACCTTTGCAACAGTCAGTCCGGCCGATCCTCAGGGAAAGGCGCTGACGGATGCCTTTACCGCCGAAGTAGAACAGCGGGGTGGCGACGTTTTAGAACAGGTATGGTATAGTGGCACTCCACAGGACCTGGGGGATCAATTTACACACCTCAGAGAAGTCGCATTTCGGCTCAGAGATGAATATGCGGCGACCATTGATACCGCTAAAATTGTGTCAGACAGCCTCCGGGCAACAATGCCTGATTCGGAATTCGTGGCGTTATTCAACGAACGGATGGCGGGAAAAGCGGAAGAAATTGACTCCACCGAAATTAAACTGAAGCAGTATGACGGCATGTATTTCCCAATTCGAAACAGCGATATTGATTACATTGCTCCACAATTTGCGCTCTATAACTTTGATACTCAGGTTATCGGAAATGTAGACTGGTATGACGAAGCTACCTTACAACAGTATTCCAGTTACGTGGACAGTATGGTCGTGATATCAGATCACTATATACCGGAGGGGACGCAATCATACTCGGATTTCGTCACGGATTATCGGAAAATGACGAATGCCACACCGACAACAATCGATTTATACGGATACGATGCGATGCAGTTATTGATGCAAGCCATCGAGGATGGTAATACGACCCGCCTGTCATTGGAGGAATCACTGGAAAGTATTTCCCGCGTGCAGGGGCAAATCCGAAATTACACGTTAAATGGTTCCCGAATCCGGGTGAACCAGTCGCTGAACGTCTTACAGTATTTGCGTCGCGAGTTTGTCCCATTAGATGTCATTACCACGGGGCCCCGGCAAGTGCATCCCATGGAATTGTATTTCGCCGAATGA
- the rimI gene encoding ribosomal protein S18-alanine N-acetyltransferase, with the protein MIELQHTDLDVDTDDPKPKIVIRDMDVSDLSDVLRIEQETFLHPWKKLHFLSSLYRKPMAQCWVAEAEERIVGYLIAWYISRYSGELGEVHIHNIAVVQALQRKGLGAKMLRHAVEYGKRQGISVVGLEVRESNTKALRFYRHFGFDVIGRREKYYGDEDALLMECGVDNLLTQMR; encoded by the coding sequence ATGATCGAACTGCAACATACGGATCTTGATGTGGATACGGATGATCCAAAACCGAAAATCGTGATTCGAGACATGGACGTCAGCGATCTGTCTGATGTGCTCCGGATCGAACAGGAAACGTTTTTACATCCCTGGAAAAAGTTGCATTTTTTATCGTCGCTCTATCGTAAACCGATGGCCCAATGCTGGGTAGCGGAAGCGGAGGAACGTATTGTGGGTTATCTTATTGCATGGTATATTTCCCGGTATTCTGGAGAACTGGGCGAGGTGCATATTCACAATATCGCCGTGGTTCAGGCGCTGCAGCGAAAGGGGCTTGGCGCGAAAATGCTGCGACATGCTGTGGAATACGGCAAGCGTCAGGGCATTTCCGTCGTGGGACTCGAGGTGCGGGAATCGAATACAAAAGCACTTCGATTTTACCGGCATTTTGGATTTGATGTGATCGGTCGGCGGGAGAAATATTACGGCGATGAGGATGCCTTGTTGATGGAATGCGGTGTGGACAATCTTTTGACACAAATGAGATAA
- the accD gene encoding acetyl-CoA carboxylase, carboxyltransferase subunit beta has protein sequence MDWFRRVKKSILSSEKKQIPDGLWVKCDGCEEIIYKKELANNLHVCHKCGYHFRIGSQNYIEMLLDTDSVQEFNQHIKSTDPLDFKASKKYSDQLKNARHKTGMEEAVRTVTGTVHSHPLVMAVMDFSFIGGSMGSVVGEKIARAIDRAREQKMPLLIISSSGGARMMEGAFSLMQMAKTSAKLKQYANEGLPFISLLTHPTTGGVTASFAMLGDFILAEPGALIGFAGPRVIKQTIGQDLPEGFQRAEFLLDKGFVDRVVARKQLKHELKIIIEFCTTNVE, from the coding sequence ATGGATTGGTTTCGCAGAGTTAAAAAGAGCATCCTCTCTTCCGAGAAGAAGCAGATCCCGGATGGGCTCTGGGTGAAGTGTGACGGGTGCGAGGAGATTATTTATAAAAAGGAACTGGCGAACAACCTGCACGTCTGCCACAAGTGCGGATACCATTTTCGGATCGGCAGTCAAAATTATATCGAAATGCTCCTGGATACCGATAGTGTTCAGGAATTTAATCAGCACATTAAATCCACCGATCCGCTGGATTTTAAAGCTTCCAAGAAATACAGTGACCAGCTCAAGAATGCCCGGCACAAGACCGGAATGGAGGAAGCCGTTCGTACGGTGACCGGCACCGTCCATAGCCATCCACTGGTCATGGCAGTGATGGATTTTTCGTTTATCGGCGGTTCCATGGGGTCGGTCGTGGGTGAGAAAATTGCACGAGCTATTGACCGGGCAAGAGAGCAAAAAATGCCGCTGCTCATAATCTCGTCCTCTGGAGGTGCCCGGATGATGGAAGGGGCTTTTTCGCTGATGCAGATGGCAAAAACCAGCGCCAAGTTAAAGCAATATGCCAACGAAGGTTTACCCTTTATCTCACTGCTCACCCATCCAACCACCGGAGGCGTCACCGCCAGCTTTGCCATGCTGGGTGACTTTATCCTGGCGGAACCAGGAGCACTTATCGGTTTTGCCGGGCCACGGGTTATCAAACAAACCATTGGCCAGGATTTACCTGAAGGATTCCAGCGCGCAGAATTTCTCCTGGACAAGGGGTTTGTGGATCGGGTTGTGGCGCGGAAACAATTGAAACACGAATTAAAGATAATTATCGAGTTCTGTACGACAAATGTTGAATAA
- the guaA gene encoding glutamine-hydrolyzing GMP synthase: MSQLIAILDFGSQYTQLIARRVRELGVYSEIYSPFISIEELRSKEPAAVILSGGPASIDNPDAPHPDAELLKLEIPVLGICYGMQWLANAEGGAIGHSDNREYGKANIKVLKSSPLLSQEMDESQVWMSHGDHVDVAPSGYTVLARSTGIVAAMGNEQKQRYGLQFHPEVTHTTYGRDVLKHFLFDIAGCTGEWTPEEFISQSTRQIRERVGTDRVICAVSGGVDSSVLAVLLNQAIEEQSVPVFIDTGLLRYDDIENVTEILAKELDLPIRYHDASDAFLDALAGVTDPEKKRKVIGHQFIEEFQQIADEYDNLSFLAQGTLYPDVIESQMVTGPSDTIKTHHNVGGLPEQMDLELVEPFRDMFKDEVRKIGRLLQIPQRILGRHPFPGPGLAVRILGEVTRERLRMVREADQIFTEMLYKHEAYDDVWQALTVLLPVNTVGVMGDNRTYEHVIAVRAVVSVDGMTADWAKLSPDLLQEASSKIVNGVNGINRVVYDITSKPPGTIEWE, from the coding sequence GTGAGCCAATTGATCGCCATCCTTGATTTTGGGTCCCAGTATACCCAATTGATCGCCCGGCGTGTGCGGGAACTGGGTGTCTATTCCGAGATTTACTCTCCGTTTATTTCCATAGAAGAACTGCGCTCGAAAGAACCGGCGGCAGTGATTTTATCCGGCGGGCCCGCTTCGATTGATAATCCGGATGCCCCGCATCCTGATGCCGAACTATTAAAACTGGAAATTCCGGTGTTGGGGATTTGTTACGGGATGCAGTGGTTGGCCAATGCTGAGGGCGGTGCGATTGGACACAGCGATAACCGCGAATACGGAAAGGCGAATATAAAAGTATTGAAGTCGTCCCCGCTTTTATCGCAGGAAATGGACGAATCCCAGGTTTGGATGAGCCATGGCGACCACGTGGATGTAGCCCCGTCAGGGTATACAGTCCTCGCCAGGAGCACCGGGATTGTGGCCGCCATGGGGAATGAACAAAAGCAGCGCTACGGACTGCAATTTCATCCGGAAGTGACGCATACGACTTACGGCCGGGATGTGCTGAAACATTTCTTATTTGATATTGCCGGATGCACGGGAGAGTGGACTCCGGAAGAATTTATTTCACAGTCCACCCGGCAGATCCGGGAGCGCGTTGGTACCGATCGAGTTATTTGTGCCGTGAGTGGCGGAGTGGATAGCTCTGTGCTAGCGGTATTATTGAACCAAGCTATTGAAGAACAGTCGGTACCGGTATTCATCGATACCGGCTTATTGCGCTATGATGATATCGAAAACGTCACCGAAATTCTCGCGAAAGAACTCGATCTACCCATCAGGTATCACGATGCTTCTGATGCCTTCCTGGATGCGCTTGCCGGCGTGACCGATCCGGAGAAAAAGCGCAAGGTGATCGGCCATCAGTTTATCGAAGAATTTCAGCAGATTGCTGATGAATACGATAATTTGAGTTTTCTTGCCCAGGGAACGTTGTACCCGGACGTTATCGAAAGCCAGATGGTCACCGGACCGTCCGATACGATTAAAACGCACCATAACGTTGGAGGTTTACCGGAACAGATGGACCTGGAGCTGGTTGAACCTTTCCGGGACATGTTTAAGGACGAGGTCCGGAAAATTGGCCGGTTGTTACAAATTCCCCAACGAATCTTGGGCCGGCATCCCTTCCCGGGACCGGGACTTGCCGTTCGTATCCTTGGAGAAGTCACCCGGGAGCGATTGCGTATGGTCCGGGAAGCAGACCAAATTTTTACCGAAATGCTGTATAAACATGAAGCCTATGATGACGTATGGCAAGCACTGACCGTTCTGCTCCCGGTGAACACTGTAGGCGTAATGGGGGATAACCGGACGTATGAACATGTGATTGCAGTACGAGCAGTCGTCAGTGTCGATGGTATGACGGCTGACTGGGCAAAATTATCGCCTGACCTGCTCCAGGAGGCATCATCAAAAATTGTCAACGGAGTAAATGGCATTAACCGGGTGGTTTATGATATTACGTCGAAGCCGCCTGGCACTATCGAATGGGAATAA
- the pgeF gene encoding peptidoglycan editing factor PgeF, which produces MIFHTENQVEWAVFSQWENTPEIFHAFTTRNGGDSEGKLASLNLGRSEYESESTLMENRRRFFQATEVPPDRTVQAKQVHGTTVQIVRDPGVIGYCDGLLTDENNLYLIIGVADCHTLFLHTKDYSVVGALHAGWRGIAGNILDSALSNISEQFGYSSSEVELAIGPGIGPCCYEVGPDVVSRFPADVIERREHSTYLDLSGAIVKQAKALGIPGSQIISNEHCTSCESEKWYSYRRDDGNTGRMWGVIAKTEGGKK; this is translated from the coding sequence ATGATTTTCCACACGGAAAATCAGGTTGAATGGGCTGTCTTTAGTCAGTGGGAAAATACGCCAGAGATTTTCCACGCATTTACGACCCGGAACGGAGGGGACTCCGAAGGAAAACTTGCGAGTCTGAATCTAGGGCGCTCCGAATACGAGTCCGAAAGTACACTGATGGAAAACCGGCGGCGGTTTTTTCAGGCGACTGAGGTCCCACCAGACAGGACAGTGCAGGCAAAACAGGTGCACGGTACCACCGTCCAAATCGTTCGGGATCCCGGAGTAATTGGCTATTGTGACGGACTACTCACGGATGAGAACAACCTGTACCTTATTATTGGAGTTGCGGACTGCCATACACTCTTTCTTCATACCAAAGATTACTCCGTGGTTGGTGCGCTGCATGCCGGTTGGCGGGGCATTGCCGGCAATATTTTGGACAGTGCTCTTTCGAATATCTCCGAACAATTTGGCTATTCCTCGTCAGAGGTTGAATTGGCGATCGGCCCCGGGATAGGTCCTTGCTGTTATGAGGTGGGTCCAGACGTTGTGAGCCGGTTTCCGGCGGACGTTATTGAACGGCGCGAGCATTCAACCTATCTGGATTTATCCGGTGCCATCGTGAAACAGGCGAAAGCGCTCGGAATTCCAGGATCGCAAATAATTTCAAACGAGCACTGTACGAGCTGTGAATCGGAAAAGTGGTACTCCTATCGCCGGGATGATGGAAATACCGGACGCATGTGGGGAGTCATCGCGAAGACGGAAGGCGGGAAAAAATAG
- the glmS gene encoding glutamine--fructose-6-phosphate transaminase (isomerizing) gives MCGIVGYVGPRQSVPILMDGLARLEYRGYDSAGVAYLQDSEITVQKQKGKLNKLNKVINETEINSTLGIGHTRWATHGVPDQINAHPHTDCNNRLALVHNGIVENYASLKRELEKQGHSFRSQTDTETLVHLIEENWTGSLEESVSKALKKVIGAYGIAVISRDDPNKIVVARAGSPIVVGVGEGEYFVGSDTAALVKYTREVFYLEDGQMAVITPEEAKTYDVQYTNEVEADKHTIPYDLKQIEKSGYPHFMLKEIHEQPDTLRDSMRGRLLPEKANVRLGGIADVLEDIENADQIYLTACGTSWHAALIGEYLIEEFVRTPVEVEYASEFRYRNPIITPDTVVIAISQSGETADTLGALRIAKEHGALCLGICNVVGSTISRETSAGVYIHAGPEIGVASTKAFTGQVSVLTLLTVLLGRRDGLNRSNGERIVRELSNLPQKAEQILGNTDQIEAIAKEFSDRRNFLYLGRGYNYPVALEGALKLKEISYIHAEGYPAAEMKHGPIALIDEEMPVVFIATNDKNYDKVQSNMEEVKARGGHIIAVATEGDTEIKNLADHVIYIPDTEHFLTPILTSIPLQLLAYYIAVERDCDVDQPRNLAKSVTVE, from the coding sequence ATGTGTGGAATAGTTGGCTATGTCGGACCCAGACAAAGCGTTCCGATACTCATGGATGGACTCGCCCGCCTGGAGTACAGGGGATACGATTCCGCAGGGGTGGCATATCTGCAGGATTCCGAGATTACCGTACAGAAGCAAAAGGGCAAGTTGAATAAGTTGAATAAGGTAATTAATGAGACGGAGATCAACAGCACACTTGGTATTGGACATACCCGTTGGGCCACGCACGGAGTCCCGGACCAGATTAACGCGCATCCCCATACCGATTGTAACAACCGGTTGGCTCTGGTACATAACGGGATTGTTGAAAATTACGCCTCGCTGAAAAGGGAACTGGAAAAGCAGGGGCATTCTTTCAGAAGTCAAACCGATACGGAAACCCTCGTCCACCTCATTGAAGAAAATTGGACGGGTTCGCTGGAAGAATCCGTATCCAAGGCGTTGAAAAAAGTCATCGGTGCTTATGGAATTGCGGTAATTTCCAGGGATGATCCAAACAAAATTGTCGTGGCCCGTGCGGGCAGTCCAATTGTCGTAGGAGTCGGTGAAGGAGAATATTTTGTCGGTTCGGATACGGCTGCGCTGGTGAAATACACCAGGGAAGTTTTTTATCTGGAAGATGGACAGATGGCCGTTATCACCCCGGAAGAGGCTAAAACGTATGATGTCCAGTATACCAATGAAGTGGAAGCGGATAAGCACACCATTCCGTATGACCTGAAGCAGATTGAAAAGAGCGGATACCCGCATTTTATGCTGAAGGAGATTCATGAGCAGCCGGATACGCTCAGGGATTCAATGCGTGGACGCCTGCTCCCGGAAAAAGCGAATGTGCGGCTTGGTGGCATTGCTGATGTTCTTGAAGACATCGAAAACGCGGATCAAATTTATCTGACGGCCTGCGGAACCAGCTGGCATGCTGCTCTTATCGGGGAATATCTGATTGAAGAGTTTGTCCGGACGCCGGTGGAGGTGGAATATGCCTCGGAGTTTCGCTATCGGAACCCGATTATCACGCCGGATACGGTGGTAATCGCAATCAGCCAGTCCGGAGAAACCGCCGATACACTTGGAGCGCTGCGCATTGCGAAAGAACACGGCGCACTCTGTCTTGGTATCTGTAACGTAGTGGGAAGCACCATATCCCGTGAAACTTCGGCCGGAGTATATATCCATGCCGGGCCGGAAATCGGTGTGGCCTCCACGAAAGCATTTACCGGCCAGGTCTCCGTCCTGACGTTGCTGACTGTGTTGTTGGGACGCCGTGATGGACTCAACCGATCAAACGGCGAACGCATTGTAAGGGAATTAAGTAATTTGCCACAAAAAGCAGAACAAATCCTGGGGAACACCGATCAGATTGAAGCAATTGCCAAAGAATTCAGTGACCGCCGGAATTTTCTGTATCTGGGCCGGGGATACAATTATCCGGTTGCGCTTGAAGGTGCGCTCAAACTCAAGGAAATTTCCTATATCCACGCAGAGGGATATCCGGCGGCGGAGATGAAACACGGACCGATCGCCCTCATCGATGAAGAAATGCCGGTCGTATTTATTGCCACTAACGACAAGAACTACGACAAAGTCCAGAGCAATATGGAAGAGGTAAAAGCGCGCGGCGGGCATATTATTGCGGTGGCAACTGAAGGTGATACGGAAATAAAGAACCTGGCTGACCACGTAATCTATATCCCGGATACCGAACATTTTCTGACACCAATTCTTACGTCCATTCCTCTCCAGTTGTTGGCGTATTATATCGCCGTAGAGCGTGACTGCGATGTGGATCAGCCCAGAAATCTCGCCAAGAGTGTTACTGTCGAATGA